One segment of Pleomorphomonas sp. PLEO DNA contains the following:
- the leuB gene encoding 3-isopropylmalate dehydrogenase, whose protein sequence is MAKNSLFLLPGDGIGPEIMTEVETIIAFLNGKGLTDFSLDRGLVGGSAYDAHGAAISEADMAKALAADAVLFGAVGGPKWDSVPYNCRPEAGLLRLRKDLGLFANLRPAICYPALADASSLKREVVEGLDILIVRELTGGVYFGEPKEIVTLENGEKRAVDTQVYTTHEIERIARVAFDLAKARNGRVSSAEKRNVMKSGVLWNQVVTKVGKEEYADVKLDHILADNCAMQLVRYPKQFDVILTDNLFGDVLSDIGAMLTGSLGMLPSASLGAPDAATGKRKALYEPVHGSAPDIAGTGAANPIAMIASFGMALRYSFGLIDLAGKLDEAIARVLGKGLRTKDIAQKGEATIDTRAMGAAILAEFKALVG, encoded by the coding sequence ATGGCAAAGAATTCGCTGTTCCTGCTGCCCGGCGACGGCATCGGCCCGGAAATCATGACCGAGGTCGAAACGATCATTGCCTTCCTGAATGGCAAGGGTCTCACCGATTTTTCGCTCGATCGCGGTCTCGTCGGCGGTTCGGCCTACGACGCCCACGGCGCGGCCATTTCGGAAGCCGACATGGCCAAGGCGCTGGCCGCCGACGCGGTGCTGTTCGGCGCCGTCGGTGGACCCAAGTGGGATAGCGTTCCTTATAATTGCCGCCCGGAAGCTGGCCTCCTGCGCCTCCGTAAAGACCTCGGCCTGTTCGCCAATCTTCGTCCGGCCATCTGCTATCCGGCGCTGGCCGACGCCTCCTCGCTGAAGCGCGAAGTGGTGGAAGGCCTCGACATCCTGATCGTCCGCGAGCTGACAGGTGGCGTCTATTTCGGCGAGCCGAAGGAAATCGTCACGCTGGAGAACGGCGAGAAGCGCGCCGTCGATACGCAGGTCTACACCACGCACGAGATCGAGCGCATCGCCCGGGTCGCCTTCGACCTCGCCAAGGCGCGCAATGGCCGTGTCTCCTCGGCCGAGAAGCGCAACGTCATGAAGTCTGGCGTGCTGTGGAACCAGGTGGTGACCAAGGTCGGCAAGGAAGAGTATGCCGACGTCAAGCTCGACCACATCCTGGCCGACAACTGTGCCATGCAGCTCGTCCGCTACCCCAAGCAGTTCGACGTCATCCTGACCGACAACCTGTTCGGCGATGTGCTCTCGGATATCGGCGCCATGCTGACCGGTTCGCTGGGCATGCTGCCGTCGGCCTCGCTCGGTGCGCCTGACGCGGCCACCGGCAAGCGCAAGGCGCTCTATGAGCCGGTCCATGGTTCGGCACCGGATATCGCCGGAACGGGCGCTGCCAATCCGATCGCCATGATCGCCTCCTTCGGCATGGCGCTGCGCTATTCCTTCGGCCTGATCGATCTCGCCGGCAAGCTCGACGAGGCTATCGCCCGCGTGCTCGGCAAAGGGCTCCGGACCAAGGATATCGCCCAGAAGGGCGAGGCGACCATCGACACGCGCGCCATGGGCGCCGCCATCCTCGCCGAGTTCAAGGCACTGGTTGGCTGA
- a CDS encoding carbonic anhydrase, translated as MTEPKAPLRPKLPASFPGRLTTGYEAFREGRYPSENERYKRLASEGQKPHIMIIGCSDSRVSPEVIFDAGPGEIFVVRNVANLVPPYTPDGETHGTSAALEFAVIALAVRHIVVMGHGRCGGIVAALDHRAPLTPTDFIGKWVSVLDETTERVRCDHSIGPGLRYTALEHEAIKASLNNLLAYPFVKNRVESGSLALHGAWFDVAEGELHVLDRDSGDFTVLSGTLAP; from the coding sequence ATGACTGAACCGAAAGCTCCCCTTCGCCCGAAGCTGCCTGCCTCCTTTCCGGGGCGTCTGACGACCGGTTACGAGGCTTTTCGGGAAGGCCGTTACCCCAGCGAGAACGAGCGCTACAAGCGACTGGCCTCCGAGGGACAAAAGCCTCACATCATGATCATCGGCTGTTCGGACAGCCGTGTGTCGCCAGAAGTGATCTTCGATGCCGGTCCGGGCGAGATCTTTGTCGTCCGCAACGTCGCCAACCTCGTGCCACCCTATACGCCGGATGGTGAGACGCATGGCACCTCGGCTGCCCTCGAATTCGCGGTGATAGCGCTCGCCGTTCGCCATATCGTGGTGATGGGCCACGGTCGTTGCGGCGGCATCGTGGCGGCGCTCGACCACCGCGCCCCGCTGACGCCGACCGATTTCATCGGCAAGTGGGTGTCGGTGCTGGATGAGACGACCGAGCGGGTGCGCTGTGACCATTCCATCGGCCCTGGCTTGCGCTACACCGCGCTTGAGCATGAGGCGATCAAGGCGTCGCTGAACAATCTTCTCGCCTATCCCTTCGTCAAGAACCGGGTCGAGTCCGGTTCATTGGCGTTGCACGGCGCGTGGTTTGATGTTGCCGAGGGCGAGCTGCACGTGCTCGACCGCGACAGCGGTGATTTCACCGTCCTCTCCGGTACGCTTGCCCCTTGA